One Streptomyces sp. NBC_00102 DNA segment encodes these proteins:
- a CDS encoding cation acetate symporter — protein MTGFDESAQATSLVVFIAVATMVLLLCVLAGPDRDNLEEFYTGYSNLAPLRNGLAIAGDYLSAATVLSTTGVIALTGHDGLVLVLSTVLSLVLLMFLLAEPLRNAGRFTLGDVLARRAPGRGVRITACTVTLVALVPFMAVQLAGSGNLLAFILGFDSSGFRTGAIAAVGAVMISYAVIGGMRSTALIQIMKTVTLVGAGLLISVLILDRFHWDTGALLAAAARRSGAGDAYLRAGLQYGGDDLDMISSELTVVLGAACLPHIIMRMSAVKSARAVRRSLSWAVSAVVLVCVFLTVIGFGAAALVGHSAVSAGGSQGSSAILQVTSVVAGGGRTGALIATMMTTAIFLTLLASVAGMTLACANSLAHDLFAHGLARADRPAPAPRTEIMTAQGAAIGVGILATVLAVVARHWNVQALAIFSFCVGASALAPALVYSLFWRRFTRTGLLCTLIVGTTGVVVLMSGTNLISGTPGAVFPDVDANWFPFTTTGLVSIPVGFLAGWLGTVLGRRPAAEERRRYEQVEPWILAGAPPATRR, from the coding sequence GTGACCGGCTTCGACGAGTCCGCGCAGGCGACGTCCCTCGTGGTGTTCATCGCCGTGGCCACCATGGTGCTGCTGCTCTGCGTCCTGGCCGGTCCCGACCGGGACAACCTGGAGGAGTTCTACACCGGGTACAGCAATCTGGCGCCGCTGCGCAACGGCCTTGCCATCGCCGGGGATTACCTCTCCGCCGCCACGGTCCTGAGCACCACCGGCGTCATCGCGCTCACCGGGCACGACGGGCTGGTCCTCGTGCTGAGCACGGTCCTCTCACTGGTGCTGCTGATGTTCCTGCTGGCCGAACCCCTGCGCAACGCGGGCCGGTTCACCCTGGGGGACGTACTCGCCCGCCGGGCCCCGGGACGTGGCGTACGGATCACCGCCTGCACGGTCACACTCGTCGCTCTCGTGCCGTTCATGGCGGTCCAACTGGCGGGCAGCGGAAACCTCCTGGCGTTCATCCTCGGCTTCGACAGCTCCGGATTCCGCACCGGCGCCATCGCCGCCGTCGGTGCCGTGATGATCAGCTACGCGGTGATCGGCGGGATGCGCTCCACCGCCCTGATCCAGATCATGAAGACGGTGACGCTCGTCGGGGCGGGGCTGCTCATCTCCGTACTGATCCTGGACCGCTTCCACTGGGACACCGGCGCCCTGCTCGCCGCCGCGGCACGGCGGAGCGGGGCCGGGGACGCGTATCTGAGGGCGGGGCTCCAGTACGGGGGCGACGACCTCGACATGATCAGCTCCGAGCTGACCGTCGTGCTGGGCGCCGCGTGCCTGCCGCACATCATCATGCGGATGTCCGCCGTCAAGAGCGCCCGGGCGGTGCGCCGTTCGCTCTCCTGGGCGGTATCGGCGGTCGTCCTCGTCTGTGTGTTCCTCACCGTGATCGGCTTCGGTGCCGCCGCCCTCGTCGGCCACAGCGCCGTCTCGGCGGGCGGCAGCCAGGGCAGCAGCGCGATCCTCCAGGTGACCAGTGTGGTCGCGGGCGGCGGGCGCACCGGGGCGCTGATCGCGACGATGATGACCACGGCGATCTTCCTGACCCTGCTCGCCTCGGTCGCCGGGATGACGCTGGCCTGTGCGAACTCCCTGGCCCACGATCTCTTCGCGCACGGTCTCGCCCGCGCGGACCGGCCCGCTCCCGCGCCGCGTACCGAGATCATGACGGCCCAGGGAGCGGCGATCGGGGTCGGCATCCTCGCGACGGTGCTCGCGGTCGTCGCCCGGCACTGGAACGTGCAGGCGCTGGCGATCTTCTCGTTCTGCGTCGGCGCTTCGGCGCTCGCTCCGGCGCTCGTCTACAGCCTGTTCTGGCGCCGCTTCACCCGTACCGGGCTGCTCTGCACGCTGATCGTGGGCACCACGGGGGTGGTGGTGCTGATGTCGGGCACCAACCTGATCTCCGGGACTCCGGGGGCGGTCTTCCCGGACGTGGACGCGAACTGGTTCCCGTTCACGACGACCGGGCTGGTCTCCATCCCGGTCGGCTTCCTCGCGGGCTGGCTGGGGACGGTCCTCGGCCGCAGGCCTGCCGCCGAGGAGCGCCGCCGCTACGAGCAGGTGGAGCCGTGGATCCTGGCCGGGGCGCCCCCGGCGACACGGCGGTGA
- a CDS encoding DUF485 domain-containing protein, with product MSHAYHEPHEPLELPPPPPPFQRDYLLPWQSSPPPEPAAPRFPAAGTRAQTPGRHRDLRRLRTSYRVLRRVSTLAALGYFTAFLALSTYAPGLMGRDVGVGGLNLGLLLALTQLPIALLSLVLYERTARRTVDPLAAELRRRSRPTDTAVRPSSRGTGR from the coding sequence ATGTCTCACGCGTACCACGAGCCCCATGAGCCCTTGGAGCTCCCGCCTCCGCCGCCGCCGTTCCAGCGCGACTATCTGCTCCCCTGGCAGAGCTCCCCGCCACCGGAGCCCGCGGCGCCGCGCTTCCCGGCGGCGGGCACCCGCGCGCAGACTCCGGGCCGCCACCGCGACCTGCGGCGGCTGCGCACCTCGTACCGGGTGCTGCGCAGGGTCTCCACGCTCGCGGCGCTGGGCTACTTCACGGCGTTCCTGGCTCTCTCCACGTACGCCCCCGGGCTGATGGGACGGGACGTCGGCGTCGGCGGGCTGAACCTCGGGCTGCTGCTCGCGCTGACCCAACTGCCCATCGCCCTGCTCTCCTTGGTGCTCTACGAGCGCACCGCCCGGCGCACCGTGGACCCGCTCGCCGCCGAGCTGCGCCGGCGCTCCCGGCCCACCGACACCGCGGTTCGGCCCAGCAGTCGGGGAACCGGCCGGTGA
- a CDS encoding MFS transporter → MVAMALAAVDGTIVSTAVPQIVGDLGGFAVFSWLFSGYLLAVTVTLPVYGKLSDTFGRKPVLVAGIVLFAVGSLLCASAWNMTALIAFRVVQGLGGGALQGTVQTIAADLFPLKERPKIQAKISTVWAISSVAGPAIGGLLATYADWRWIFLVNLPVGALALWLVVRHFHEPARPRPEAAPRIDWAGALGIFASTALLLTALVQGGVAWDWFSVPSLGLFGASVVLAALTVLVERRAADPIVPGWVWRRRPIASVNLALGAMGLLMVAPTVFLPTYAQSVLGLGAIPAGFVLSVMTLSWPVAAALSNRVYGRIGFRFTAMIGMGGALLALLAFPALPYPGAVWQPVLIMLLLGASLGLFQLPLIVGVQSTVGWSERGTTTASVLFCRQLGQSLGAALFGAVANATLAARLDGASAAGLPGDLDSVSHALEDPGALTVRAADTLRRAVDAAVDHVYLGAAAAAALALLVLLVVAPKRFPIAAEEPDGTPGR, encoded by the coding sequence CGGTGACCGTCACCCTGCCGGTGTACGGGAAGCTCTCCGACACCTTCGGCCGCAAGCCCGTACTGGTCGCCGGAATCGTGCTGTTCGCGGTGGGTTCGCTGCTCTGCGCCTCCGCGTGGAACATGACGGCGCTGATCGCCTTCCGGGTCGTCCAGGGTCTGGGTGGCGGGGCGCTCCAGGGGACGGTGCAGACCATCGCCGCCGACCTCTTCCCGCTCAAGGAGCGCCCGAAGATCCAGGCCAAGATCTCGACGGTCTGGGCGATCTCGTCGGTGGCTGGCCCTGCGATCGGCGGCCTGCTCGCCACGTACGCGGACTGGCGCTGGATCTTCCTGGTGAACCTGCCGGTCGGCGCGCTCGCGCTCTGGCTGGTCGTACGTCACTTCCACGAGCCCGCCCGCCCGCGCCCCGAAGCGGCGCCCCGGATCGACTGGGCGGGTGCGCTCGGCATCTTCGCCTCCACCGCGCTGCTGCTGACCGCGCTCGTGCAGGGCGGGGTCGCCTGGGACTGGTTCTCGGTTCCGTCGCTGGGCCTGTTCGGGGCGAGCGTGGTCCTCGCGGCGCTCACGGTCCTGGTGGAGCGGCGGGCGGCCGACCCGATCGTGCCGGGGTGGGTGTGGCGGCGGCGCCCGATCGCCTCGGTCAACCTGGCTCTGGGCGCGATGGGGCTGCTGATGGTGGCGCCGACCGTCTTCCTGCCGACGTACGCGCAGTCCGTCCTCGGGCTCGGGGCGATACCGGCCGGCTTCGTGCTCTCGGTGATGACGCTGAGCTGGCCGGTGGCGGCGGCGCTGTCGAACCGGGTGTACGGGCGTATCGGCTTCCGCTTCACCGCGATGATCGGCATGGGCGGCGCGCTGCTGGCGCTGCTCGCCTTCCCGGCCCTCCCGTATCCGGGGGCGGTGTGGCAGCCGGTGCTGATCATGCTGCTGCTCGGCGCCTCGCTCGGGCTCTTCCAGCTCCCGCTGATCGTGGGCGTCCAGTCGACGGTGGGCTGGTCCGAGCGCGGGACGACGACGGCGTCCGTGCTCTTCTGCCGCCAGCTCGGCCAGTCGCTGGGTGCCGCGCTCTTCGGTGCCGTAGCCAACGCGACGCTGGCGGCCCGGCTCGACGGCGCCTCGGCCGCGGGGCTGCCCGGGGACCTGGACTCCGTGAGCCACGCGCTGGAGGACCCGGGCGCGCTGACCGTCCGCGCGGCCGACACGCTGCGGCGCGCGGTGGACGCGGCGGTGGACCACGTGTACCTGGGTGCGGCGGCGGCCGCGGCGCTGGCGCTCCTCGTCCTCCTCGTGGTGGCCCCGAAGCGCTTCCCGATCGCCGCGGAGGAACCCGACGGTACGCCCGGGCGCTGA